The following coding sequences are from one Candidatus Borkfalkia ceftriaxoniphila window:
- a CDS encoding glycosyltransferase: MSWVKKVCVIVKCRRSVKDIKMTLKSLFAQFDQNFQVICLVDQKYKTAKRFLQKAAAKTNRIEILSITTSLNIGKRLTEVCGKAKGEYCLFVNSGDTVTQNWIGGLVDQALRTDSDLVFGDLRQFRKGKSASYYNLDPVRVQDIDCDGNALLDEFMKLHGLCSSYHSFWNKLIRLDLWELCRKDFDFESEYAWKKCAASDLAFSVSLFCNAKHAANLHGQYYYENVRQGKKDHDFGQTFGIVREILNRHRLLDRYSEDVSLMLGNCVSAEESDSAVGWFRSIQTQEKSGDDAYKNLLRKIYSGQYKIISFNIFDTLVVRPFVPPSDIFTLLNVPFQRMFELNSFADFSEQRRSAEEFCRISYGKTKFVNLNDIYDALARNYGYDREKLQTIQALELENEISFGYPRKFLVELFELAKKTGKKIVLASESYLPRECIEKILRRCGISGYDRLFLSHELDPDAFPDKFAAILDFYKSSGIRANQILHIGDDACFDIELSEKAGISSFHCPSTIELFQGRNPSVYTGNSFAKIYKTADRYTDMEQVYRGCTGLRCVNAVIANKLFDNPFQSFHEHSDLNGDPRLIGYYLLGTHIFAVARWLIGKVRNKGIRKVHFAARDGYLIQKAYDILAQDADGVPESNYIRVSRKAFAIADIKNVSDMQSLAEKTNIGKQSPDSIFAMFQPVLTDNSRKKYENFRCSNKNFCQTAFGNRETFARYIVKFYDEYLSDADFDSYHTLLSQYFQNIIAEQDVIFDIGYSGRIESALQQLLGFQIKSYYIHTNNDSVYRRQAFTPFENETFYHYKPNVTGVIREHFLSEMCPSTVGYMEKSGGLQLIDEEYHIDEITWFATKTMQESALEFVSDLKNIFGTSVLELYCRNEDLSKPFEYYLHYSRDFDRRMFAKLECEDDLGEGHSLGGLKIWNDTLEKIYQSGGHEIDNGNGVPKEIRNTPRWKRALYFFIFEPKVFWEKLKNNIGKK, from the coding sequence ATGTCTTGGGTAAAAAAAGTTTGTGTGATCGTGAAATGTCGCCGCTCGGTCAAGGATATAAAAATGACTTTGAAAAGTCTGTTTGCGCAGTTCGATCAGAATTTTCAAGTCATATGTCTTGTCGATCAAAAATATAAAACTGCAAAGAGGTTTTTACAAAAAGCGGCGGCGAAAACAAATCGAATCGAAATACTTTCGATCACCACCTCGCTAAATATCGGAAAAAGGCTGACTGAGGTCTGCGGGAAGGCGAAAGGAGAATATTGTTTATTTGTCAACAGCGGGGATACCGTAACGCAAAATTGGATAGGCGGATTGGTCGATCAGGCTTTGCGAACCGATTCGGATTTGGTTTTCGGGGACTTAAGGCAATTCCGTAAAGGCAAAAGCGCATCGTATTACAATCTGGATCCCGTGCGCGTTCAAGATATCGATTGCGATGGCAATGCCTTGCTCGACGAGTTTATGAAATTGCACGGTTTATGTTCTTCGTATCATTCTTTTTGGAATAAACTGATCCGCCTTGATTTATGGGAACTTTGCCGAAAGGATTTTGATTTCGAATCGGAATATGCTTGGAAAAAATGCGCCGCGTCCGATTTGGCTTTTTCCGTTTCGCTGTTTTGTAACGCCAAACACGCAGCAAATTTACATGGACAGTATTATTACGAGAATGTGCGGCAAGGGAAGAAAGACCATGACTTCGGTCAGACTTTCGGCATTGTGCGCGAAATTTTAAACAGGCATCGCCTTTTAGACCGATACAGTGAGGACGTATCGCTGATGTTGGGAAATTGCGTTTCGGCGGAAGAATCCGATTCAGCGGTTGGCTGGTTTCGTTCGATCCAGACGCAGGAAAAATCGGGCGACGACGCTTATAAAAATCTGTTGCGGAAAATTTATTCCGGACAATATAAGATCATAAGTTTCAATATATTCGATACTCTCGTCGTCCGTCCATTTGTTCCGCCTTCGGATATCTTTACATTGTTGAACGTCCCTTTTCAACGTATGTTTGAATTGAATTCGTTTGCCGATTTTTCCGAACAGCGGAGATCTGCCGAAGAGTTTTGCCGTATATCTTACGGTAAAACCAAATTCGTTAATTTAAACGATATTTATGATGCTCTGGCGCGTAATTACGGTTACGACAGGGAAAAATTACAAACGATTCAAGCGCTCGAACTGGAAAACGAGATCAGCTTCGGCTATCCGAGGAAATTTCTCGTCGAATTGTTCGAACTGGCCAAAAAAACAGGTAAAAAGATCGTGCTTGCAAGCGAATCTTATCTTCCCCGCGAATGTATCGAAAAAATATTGCGTCGATGCGGTATTTCGGGATACGACCGCCTATTCCTTTCGCATGAACTCGATCCGGACGCGTTCCCCGATAAATTTGCCGCGATACTGGATTTTTATAAAAGCAGCGGTATTCGGGCAAATCAGATCCTACATATCGGCGACGACGCCTGTTTTGATATCGAATTATCGGAAAAGGCGGGAATTTCTTCGTTTCATTGCCCGTCTACCATTGAACTGTTTCAAGGGAGAAATCCTTCCGTGTATACGGGGAACTCTTTTGCGAAAATTTATAAAACCGCCGACCGTTATACGGATATGGAGCAAGTATATCGCGGCTGTACGGGACTGCGTTGCGTCAATGCGGTCATTGCAAATAAACTATTCGACAATCCGTTTCAAAGTTTTCATGAGCACAGCGATCTGAACGGAGATCCGCGCCTGATCGGATATTACTTGTTGGGAACGCATATTTTCGCCGTTGCAAGGTGGCTGATCGGTAAAGTGCGCAATAAGGGTATCCGAAAAGTACATTTTGCCGCGCGGGACGGGTATTTGATACAAAAGGCATACGATATTTTAGCGCAGGACGCGGACGGCGTTCCCGAAAGCAATTATATTCGCGTTTCCAGAAAGGCATTCGCGATTGCAGATATAAAAAATGTAAGCGATATGCAATCGCTTGCCGAAAAAACGAATATCGGCAAGCAGTCTCCGGATTCTATATTTGCGATGTTTCAACCTGTTTTGACGGATAACTCCCGAAAAAAATATGAAAACTTTCGTTGCTCGAACAAAAATTTCTGTCAGACTGCTTTCGGAAATCGGGAGACGTTCGCGCGCTATATCGTAAAGTTTTACGACGAATACTTGTCCGACGCCGACTTTGATTCCTATCATACGCTGCTTTCGCAATATTTTCAAAATATTATTGCGGAACAAGACGTCATTTTCGATATCGGCTATTCGGGGCGGATAGAATCGGCCCTTCAACAATTATTGGGGTTTCAGATCAAATCTTATTATATCCATACGAATAATGATTCCGTTTACCGAAGGCAGGCGTTCACCCCCTTTGAAAACGAAACTTTCTATCATTATAAACCCAATGTAACGGGCGTGATTCGCGAGCATTTTTTGTCGGAGATGTGTCCCTCGACTGTCGGCTATATGGAAAAAAGCGGCGGCTTGCAGTTGATAGACGAGGAGTATCATATCGATGAGATCACTTGGTTTGCTACGAAGACCATGCAGGAAAGCGCATTGGAATTCGTTTCCGATTTAAAAAATATATTCGGAACGTCGGTTTTGGAATTATATTGCAGGAACGAGGATCTATCCAAACCGTTTGAATATTATCTGCATTATTCACGTGATTTTGACAGACGGATGTTTGCAAAGTTGGAATGTGAGGACGACTTGGGCGAGGGACACAGCCTCGGCGGGTTAAAGATCTGGAACGATACGCTCGAAAAGATATATCAGAGCGGCGGACATGAGATAGACAACGGGAACGGTGTTCCCAAAGAGATCCGCAATACGCCTCGGTGGAAACGCGCTCTGTATTTTTTCATTTTCGAGCCGAAAGTTTTTTGGGAAAAATTGAAGAACAACATCGGTAAAAAATAA
- a CDS encoding LicD family protein produces MENLYRGLIDLEEYSISIDDVVKLYVYTDILKIARIPIHCQRHFEINNKLVREYVFRFQEQEIVKNSRWVDPKDFDEDGLMILGNMPSLQKVSDSRIEIALADSNDNQIFFLMNDSLLYDCSLFDDELCKNLVIFMLTVKTAIESRVLFCAFYTKDVQTKEKLRVVTDTVEFGDANLNLYFQSINVFQYRILQSSDYAKHFFKNKQILKGYIASLADYPVTTHGLDIINRRAIDLFNELFQGNENATLEDRKFFFRGVDKATGPVAYTQRGSDFLLTKLKKLCQRLHIDYWLYYGTLLGAKRHNAFIPWDDDIDIGVMREDLHKIIRYLQNDGNFSIDILYNTEWGDRVYKFRFKNSDLPAYVDIFPFDYCQGDSSVIWESFKGLKHDLVTDFRKLQEELGCGYHVCFKIPENHLVKINNLFDKYRKIAYKKIHLSEKKTDKIVYGFDNVFLFDWQQVFSLSEITPFSLENFNGTEHPVFCNAEEVLIRNYVAPYTLPNDIVSHRHTARMSAETQQKMSELMSALQNYEFV; encoded by the coding sequence ATGGAAAATTTATATAGAGGACTCATCGATTTGGAAGAGTATTCGATTTCGATCGACGACGTCGTGAAATTATATGTATATACGGACATATTGAAAATCGCCAGAATCCCCATACATTGTCAAAGGCATTTTGAAATCAATAATAAATTGGTGCGCGAATATGTTTTTCGCTTTCAAGAGCAGGAAATCGTAAAAAACAGCCGATGGGTAGACCCGAAAGATTTTGATGAAGACGGGTTGATGATCCTGGGGAACATGCCGTCCTTGCAAAAAGTTTCCGACAGCCGAATAGAAATCGCGCTCGCGGACAGCAATGATAATCAGATCTTTTTCCTGATGAACGATTCGCTGCTGTACGATTGTTCGCTTTTCGACGATGAACTTTGCAAAAACCTCGTGATTTTTATGCTTACGGTCAAGACCGCGATTGAATCGCGCGTGCTTTTTTGCGCCTTTTATACTAAAGACGTTCAAACGAAAGAAAAATTACGGGTAGTAACCGACACGGTGGAATTTGGCGACGCAAACTTAAATTTGTATTTTCAAAGCATCAATGTTTTTCAATACAGGATTTTACAATCGTCCGACTATGCCAAACATTTTTTTAAAAACAAACAAATCTTAAAAGGTTACATCGCGTCTCTTGCCGATTATCCAGTAACTACGCACGGTTTGGATATCATCAATCGGCGCGCGATCGATCTTTTCAACGAATTGTTTCAAGGGAACGAAAACGCAACGCTCGAAGACCGTAAATTCTTTTTTAGGGGAGTTGATAAGGCGACCGGACCCGTTGCATATACACAGCGGGGAAGCGACTTTTTATTGACGAAACTGAAAAAACTTTGTCAGCGATTGCATATCGACTATTGGCTGTATTACGGGACGCTGTTGGGGGCAAAACGGCATAACGCTTTTATTCCCTGGGACGACGACATCGATATCGGCGTCATGCGTGAAGACCTGCATAAAATAATCAGGTATTTGCAAAACGACGGCAATTTCAGTATAGATATATTGTACAATACGGAATGGGGGGATCGGGTCTATAAATTCCGCTTTAAAAACAGCGATCTGCCCGCCTATGTGGATATATTCCCCTTTGATTATTGTCAGGGAGATAGTTCGGTTATCTGGGAATCTTTCAAGGGTTTAAAGCACGACTTGGTTACCGATTTCAGAAAATTGCAGGAGGAACTGGGTTGCGGCTATCATGTCTGTTTTAAAATTCCCGAAAACCATTTGGTTAAAATCAATAATTTGTTCGACAAATACCGTAAAATCGCTTATAAAAAAATTCATCTGAGCGAAAAAAAGACCGATAAAATCGTTTACGGTTTTGACAACGTCTTTTTATTCGACTGGCAGCAAGTCTTTTCGTTGAGCGAAATAACTCCGTTTTCGCTGGAAAATTTCAACGGAACGGAGCATCCTGTTTTTTGCAACGCCGAAGAAGTTCTTATTCGAAATTACGTTGCGCCATATACATTGCCGAACGATATCGTATCGCACAGGCATACCGCGAGAATGTCAGCTGAAACGCAACAAAAAATGTCCGAATTGATGTCGGCTTTGCAAAATTACGAGTTCGTATAG
- a CDS encoding HAD-IA family hydrolase — translation MERNKLLSVIIPVYNTEKWLKRCLDSILAQSYRNLEVICVNDASPDGCSAILEKYAAGDSRIKIINHEKNRGLFAARMTGIKQAKGAYIAFVDSDDFISCDWFYPLIRKAVNENADMVLGNTVNIDESGQMTYYNNYRRFNSDKQSVIAPELLRVFFKQHGECFIWHTVWNKVYSKKMIERCLPYLEKMSEPLIMGEDIAFSSVFYAFSDKLAFCDNDCYFYYRHSEASTSVRLPREKIIKNLEDIIRVFDFVENFLKEIEEYRLFEEDFAAFKEQYRIIWSGNIAAAGLQNDGSVKNLFAKGFGSGSYRMPSAHSFYFYEISTAWDDRLEQMKQHILTSRAEYISFDIFDTLIVRPLWSPDDLLRFVAEECAENFCIPENFREMRRIAEEDCRKIHKAADRNCEDVTLAEIYDYLTETFKIETELASRLMAKENELEIKFSSARRCGAELYDLALRAGKKVVFISDMYLSEEVVAAVLNKNGYQVYERIFVSSEYKKLKATGALFKSVLNSLHISPNNIVHIGDNKNSDIEKANANGIEALWIPKAIDVFTNKFSDFYTGDSFKEIYCGNNQKIDSKGVIEQLPLRCMFSVVANHMFDNPFRPFNSRTLYNADAYYIGYMALGMHIFGLAKWIYDKALAERYETVHFLARDGYVVKQAFDIIAAAMEKKNGIRINSSYFYATREALYPFMIRSREDVFKLVGITDYKCHTPAEILNWFRKICKEISVEDVSEYRKHGIDLDRPFETINDFIGFLSAMSEISLDLNKAGAYQNDISKKMQTIFAGNCATFDIGYSGRLQSILSELAQKPIDVFYVHGNGYETTALAEKNGFKVHCFYDFSPTVSAILRETFISDSSPSCIGYSLKDNSLSFEFDEMKDAYSETYAIREMHRGAVNFCKDLTALYADYLHLFTCRPQDISAAFENFILNATPLDCQTFNSTCITDKMYSGYVKKSFLETLFWTRDNIASDRIVYIDRTFRAKSKLGRALFYFLFDNKTFRKKIKARLKHQDK, via the coding sequence ATGGAGCGGAATAAGTTGTTATCGGTAATTATTCCCGTGTATAATACGGAAAAATGGTTGAAAAGGTGTCTTGACAGCATACTTGCCCAAAGTTATCGGAATCTGGAAGTGATCTGCGTGAATGATGCCAGTCCCGATGGTTGTTCCGCTATACTCGAGAAATACGCCGCGGGTGACAGTCGGATCAAAATAATAAATCATGAGAAAAATCGGGGGCTGTTTGCTGCCCGGATGACGGGTATCAAACAAGCGAAAGGGGCGTATATCGCTTTTGTCGACAGCGACGACTTTATTTCCTGCGATTGGTTTTATCCTTTGATCCGTAAAGCGGTCAACGAAAACGCGGATATGGTATTGGGGAATACGGTCAATATCGACGAAAGCGGTCAAATGACGTATTATAACAATTACCGCAGATTCAACAGCGATAAACAATCTGTTATTGCTCCCGAATTGTTACGAGTTTTTTTCAAACAACACGGAGAGTGCTTTATCTGGCATACTGTCTGGAATAAAGTTTATTCGAAAAAAATGATCGAACGCTGTCTGCCTTATTTGGAAAAGATGAGCGAACCGCTGATCATGGGGGAGGATATCGCTTTTTCATCGGTATTTTACGCGTTTTCCGATAAACTGGCTTTCTGCGATAATGATTGTTATTTTTATTACAGGCATAGCGAAGCATCTACGAGCGTACGATTGCCCCGCGAAAAAATCATTAAAAATCTCGAAGATATTATTCGGGTTTTCGATTTTGTAGAAAATTTTCTCAAAGAGATCGAGGAGTATCGGCTGTTTGAAGAAGATTTTGCCGCTTTTAAAGAACAATATCGCATAATATGGTCCGGGAATATTGCTGCGGCGGGTTTGCAGAATGACGGTTCCGTAAAAAATTTGTTCGCGAAAGGTTTCGGTAGCGGTTCTTATCGAATGCCTTCCGCCCACAGTTTTTATTTTTATGAAATCTCGACTGCCTGGGATGATCGGCTGGAACAGATGAAACAGCATATTTTAACGTCGCGCGCGGAATATATCAGTTTCGATATTTTCGATACGCTGATCGTCCGTCCGTTATGGTCTCCTGACGATTTATTACGTTTTGTTGCCGAAGAATGTGCTGAGAATTTCTGTATCCCCGAAAATTTTCGTGAGATGCGGCGAATTGCCGAAGAAGATTGCAGGAAAATACATAAGGCTGCCGATCGTAATTGCGAGGATGTGACTCTGGCGGAAATTTACGATTATTTGACCGAAACCTTCAAAATCGAAACAGAATTGGCGAGCAGGCTGATGGCTAAGGAAAACGAATTGGAGATCAAATTCAGTTCGGCGCGCCGCTGCGGGGCGGAACTTTACGATTTGGCGTTGCGTGCAGGTAAAAAGGTCGTATTCATTTCCGATATGTATTTGAGCGAAGAAGTGGTAGCCGCCGTCCTCAACAAGAACGGATATCAAGTTTATGAACGGATCTTTGTCTCTTCCGAATACAAAAAGCTGAAGGCGACGGGAGCTTTATTTAAATCGGTGCTGAATTCCTTGCATATTTCCCCGAATAATATCGTACATATCGGAGATAATAAAAATTCGGATATCGAAAAAGCAAACGCGAACGGAATCGAAGCATTATGGATTCCCAAAGCGATCGACGTATTCACGAATAAATTTTCCGATTTTTATACGGGAGATTCATTTAAAGAAATTTATTGCGGCAACAATCAAAAAATAGACAGCAAGGGAGTCATCGAACAATTGCCTCTCCGTTGTATGTTTTCCGTTGTTGCCAACCATATGTTTGATAATCCCTTTCGTCCGTTCAATTCCCGTACGCTCTACAATGCGGACGCCTATTATATAGGATATATGGCGCTCGGAATGCATATCTTCGGCCTTGCAAAGTGGATCTATGATAAAGCGCTGGCTGAAAGATATGAAACAGTTCATTTCCTGGCAAGGGACGGATACGTCGTAAAACAGGCCTTTGATATCATTGCCGCGGCAATGGAAAAAAAGAATGGTATTCGCATAAACAGTTCATATTTTTATGCTACCAGAGAAGCCTTATATCCGTTTATGATCCGCAGCCGCGAGGATGTTTTTAAACTTGTAGGCATTACGGATTATAAATGTCATACGCCCGCGGAAATCTTAAACTGGTTTCGTAAAATTTGCAAAGAAATTTCGGTGGAAGACGTTTCGGAGTATCGCAAGCACGGAATCGATTTGGACCGACCTTTCGAAACAATCAATGACTTTATCGGTTTTTTGAGCGCCATGTCGGAAATTTCGCTCGATCTGAACAAGGCGGGCGCTTATCAAAACGACATTTCAAAAAAAATGCAAACGATTTTCGCGGGAAACTGCGCTACCTTTGACATCGGATACAGCGGAAGATTGCAATCGATTCTGTCCGAACTGGCGCAAAAACCCATCGATGTGTTTTACGTGCACGGCAATGGTTACGAAACGACGGCGCTCGCGGAAAAAAACGGGTTTAAAGTCCATTGCTTTTATGATTTTTCCCCGACTGTCTCCGCGATTTTACGTGAAACTTTCATATCGGATTCATCGCCTTCATGTATCGGATATTCTTTGAAAGATAATTCGCTGTCCTTTGAATTCGATGAAATGAAAGACGCGTATTCCGAGACGTATGCTATCCGCGAAATGCATAGAGGCGCGGTGAACTTTTGTAAGGATCTTACGGCTCTGTATGCCGATTATCTGCATTTATTTACGTGCCGTCCGCAGGATATCTCCGCGGCGTTTGAAAATTTTATTCTGAACGCCACTCCTTTGGATTGCCAGACGTTTAATAGTACTTGTATAACAGATAAAATGTACAGCGGGTATGTAAAGAAAAGTTTCCTCGAAACTTTGTTCTGGACGAGAGATAATATTGCATCCGACAGGATCGTATATATCGACAGAACGTTTCGGGCGAAATCGAAACTCGGTCGCGCCCTGTTTTATTTTTTGTTTGATAATAAAACTTTCCGGAAAAAAATCAAAGCGCGACTGAAACATCAGGATAAGTGA